Proteins co-encoded in one Spirosoma endbachense genomic window:
- a CDS encoding RHS repeat-associated core domain-containing protein — protein MSKLYTQYWYILHLFLLCIGTTHGQSVVQGQNFGYTPGQFAVSDAGAATYQIPFVLPPGTASLQPKIGISYSSQNGNSYLGLGWNLNGLSTISRSTRTHAQDETADVNQQTKSVATGITYDKNDRFSLDGERLVLAPQSILTNQTFDVNYGNNQTAYYTEQNSFTKVVLTENATATSPDYFTAYTKSGLIFQYGNSTDSRIVSNSPSSQTVAIQWLVNRIEDRNGNYMTFSYTQNSTTGEVYPSRIDYTGSSGIAPYNNIRFVYEDRPDQSNLYGIRYQQKNTYAKRLKSVEVYYQNTRIRAYNLSYTLDQYSLLTQINETDGGVPGQSFNPTTFEWSNETTSLGTAAEITTGGIDANRLFGDFNGDGLTDMATYSVSGATLTVQFYLNNGDRTFTTSITQSGTVGNNYRVQVGELNGDALNDIFVTYTPASAGADSYLYFLSNPPPGQPYTCAYYTKTGTLGDNVRYDFPVDLNRDGITDFVDLAYPSGVPTISGASVTKTLPTTAVTSTYYQSLSTLTGYSTGLNFTNPDQVFEDLNGDGLTDLLLYDKATGNNVIIWTEATRTVADAATRKTQFQARLSRYDRNSSIPPSWLVGTNNTVLFVDANSDGLLDLLVYRPGSNQLCIYPNQGGYPNGSGVAYLFGAVPAAVSPICLNLPSSVPSSFTGVYPSDANADGLLDMTFFNATDGTNYSFINTGNFAFNASTPQLNVWPVDMFKSANQFRIGSFLKGSQADLYYFRAADSKYYIQRLRQYQGYSLKKITNGAGLVVQVKYDNMLNNALYERAGQVTFPNLDVQTPLYVVSQTKTRTSTGDETAKTYHYKGATINTEGRGFRGFSQMWERDTITGNYNIRYYRQDADNFKYTGQTLIRSEQYYPNDVLISKTEIFPTLINYPATYPTSFAAYDQRAVTTDYVNGKTRTVLKSHDDFGNPLYVVVDYGAGLRDSTASTYTNDQASWILGRLTNATLYRYAPSQPTITRQSSFTYDTASGLLTQELADANLTAQEQVTKTYTYDASGNITQSSTHAWTGTGFDTRTMQTEYDAATRRFAVKVTNPLGQTATTAYDVRFGVPILVTDPNSLTSSTEYDGFSRPVKQTGPDGSWKTIAYWKASTVDYQSPAEAVFLTYTKTSAGQEGLEQFDSYNRAVRTQSRGLDGRWVQVDHTYSRVTSPEHREKIRDSFPYYANESPGGYSEKQLDNLGRLITTLETKTGGVRSANMVYGGLVTEQYNYKNQKKTEIEDAKDRLVQSSWQNGLQVYYTYDAADRLLTIKDLKGNTITNEYDARGYKVRMTDPDMGTYRYEYNGFGELTKQTYPNGDVVTMQYDRIGRLISQTEREGTTTYTFDQGNKGIGRLSSVVSYVSSQTLTYDNLGRKATELLGVNGQVYTTTYSYDSQSRIDQLTYPASGLVLRHVYNTYGYLTELRNDANNGLFWKVLAMDAKGDVTQQQFGNGVVTEKQYEAATNYLQRIKSTYNGTTLQEFTYQFNDLAHLMERQDVKRGKRESFEYDDVNRLSLTYLNGTATDTVRYDELGNITYKSGVGTYEYGGVNNGPHRLLNVRTNNANVQCSFTLDIATEFTSFNKVKRIANDTAYAEIYYGPDKQRVMQKLYEKRTGSQTYTLIRTKIYVNGGLVEVESFAATGRTKITSYVGGIGIVVKETQGVSTTTTTKYTLKDHLGSITGFTGDNGVLLEEMSFDAWGQRRNADWTALSTLFKGSHERGFTDHEHYDLFSLIDMNGRVYDPVLGRFLSPDPFIQDMTDLQALNRYSYCNNNPLSYTDPSGYSWASKLWKKAKELVKTAIVYVVREVVTAVVAAIPVIGPYLAVPAGNFAANFTGTLLNGGSLKNAFSAGVKGAINSVKGNVLGALNAGLTNAVGDLAQLALGGNSFGSASFAQQAAHVGIETIGHGVIQGTMGVLNGDKFSHGFAAGAASGFADPFISGISSLRGADNYSARVNITSFIGGTASLLAGGSYENGANSGAFVRMYNAEAPGHGNSPQTFSPQNGQAESSFVGFAVIVGVAFIGIEAAPVALGVLAVRGLSRFVGEAAVEEGAVVADELIVHGNSLNSTRSTWGYKLYSNDGTFLKNGITSNVRAESRYTKSFMSDKYMEKQLFPNRRAAYEWESQQNQIMRGPLNKNMH, from the coding sequence ATGAGTAAATTGTATACTCAATATTGGTATATTCTACATTTATTCCTACTCTGCATTGGCACTACTCATGGCCAATCAGTTGTACAGGGGCAAAATTTCGGCTATACGCCAGGACAATTCGCTGTTTCGGATGCGGGAGCAGCTACATATCAAATTCCATTCGTTTTACCACCCGGCACTGCCAGTTTACAGCCTAAAATTGGCATCAGTTATAGTAGCCAGAATGGGAATAGCTACTTGGGTCTTGGGTGGAATCTAAATGGCCTATCGACGATCAGTCGCTCAACACGGACTCACGCCCAAGACGAAACCGCCGATGTTAATCAGCAAACCAAGAGCGTAGCAACTGGCATTACCTATGATAAAAATGACCGCTTTAGTTTAGATGGCGAGCGGTTAGTCTTGGCTCCCCAGTCCATTCTGACAAATCAGACCTTTGACGTTAACTACGGAAACAATCAGACTGCGTATTACACCGAGCAAAATAGCTTTACCAAAGTTGTTCTGACCGAAAATGCGACTGCAACCAGCCCTGACTACTTTACAGCATATACTAAGTCCGGACTAATTTTTCAATATGGGAATTCCACGGATAGTCGGATTGTTAGTAACTCTCCGTCCAGTCAGACGGTGGCGATTCAATGGCTGGTGAATCGAATTGAGGACCGAAATGGGAATTACATGACCTTTTCCTACACCCAGAATTCAACAACGGGTGAGGTCTATCCCAGCCGAATTGATTACACAGGTAGCAGTGGCATTGCTCCCTACAATAATATTCGGTTTGTCTATGAAGATCGGCCCGACCAAAGTAATCTGTACGGCATTCGGTATCAGCAGAAAAATACCTACGCGAAGCGACTTAAAAGCGTAGAGGTCTATTACCAGAACACACGGATTCGAGCCTATAACCTGTCTTATACGCTAGATCAATACTCCCTCTTAACCCAGATCAACGAAACCGACGGAGGAGTACCAGGACAATCCTTCAATCCAACGACGTTTGAGTGGAGCAACGAAACCACCAGCTTAGGTACAGCGGCAGAAATTACCACTGGGGGCATTGACGCCAATCGCCTGTTTGGCGATTTTAATGGCGATGGATTGACCGACATGGCTACTTACAGCGTATCGGGAGCTACGCTTACGGTTCAGTTTTATCTCAATAATGGCGACCGAACGTTTACAACCTCTATTACCCAGTCGGGAACTGTCGGGAATAATTATCGGGTACAGGTGGGCGAGCTGAACGGTGATGCCCTCAATGATATTTTTGTAACCTACACACCAGCCTCGGCAGGGGCTGACTCTTACCTCTATTTTCTATCCAATCCTCCACCTGGACAGCCTTATACCTGTGCCTACTATACCAAAACGGGGACGCTGGGCGATAATGTCAGGTACGATTTTCCGGTGGATCTAAACCGGGACGGTATCACCGACTTTGTAGATCTAGCCTATCCAAGTGGCGTCCCCACGATTTCAGGGGCTTCCGTCACCAAAACCCTACCAACCACCGCCGTTACATCAACGTACTACCAGTCGTTATCGACCTTAACGGGCTATAGTACTGGCCTCAACTTCACCAACCCTGATCAAGTTTTTGAAGACCTCAACGGCGATGGCCTAACAGACCTGTTACTATACGATAAAGCAACGGGTAATAACGTCATTATCTGGACCGAGGCCACACGCACGGTGGCCGATGCTGCCACACGCAAAACTCAGTTTCAAGCCCGATTAAGCCGCTATGACCGCAATAGTAGCATTCCTCCTTCCTGGCTGGTGGGCACCAACAACACGGTGCTATTTGTCGATGCCAATAGCGATGGATTACTTGATCTGTTGGTATATCGACCCGGCTCAAATCAGTTGTGCATTTACCCGAATCAAGGTGGCTATCCAAACGGAAGTGGCGTCGCCTATTTGTTTGGGGCTGTCCCTGCCGCCGTTTCACCCATCTGCCTGAACCTGCCCTCCTCGGTACCCAGCAGCTTCACGGGCGTCTATCCCAGCGATGCCAACGCCGATGGATTGCTGGATATGACGTTTTTCAACGCGACGGATGGCACAAACTATTCCTTCATCAATACGGGCAATTTTGCATTTAACGCCAGTACTCCCCAGCTTAATGTCTGGCCGGTGGACATGTTCAAGTCGGCCAATCAGTTTCGGATCGGGTCGTTTCTGAAAGGTTCTCAGGCGGATTTGTATTACTTCCGGGCAGCAGATAGTAAATATTACATACAGCGGCTGCGGCAGTATCAGGGTTATTCGCTTAAGAAAATTACGAATGGAGCGGGGTTAGTGGTGCAGGTGAAGTACGATAATATGCTCAACAATGCACTCTACGAACGGGCCGGGCAGGTTACCTTCCCGAACCTTGACGTGCAAACACCCCTGTATGTGGTGTCGCAGACGAAAACCCGGACCAGTACGGGCGATGAAACAGCGAAGACATACCACTACAAAGGAGCAACCATCAATACTGAAGGACGGGGTTTTCGGGGCTTCTCGCAGATGTGGGAGCGCGACACCATCACCGGAAATTATAATATACGTTACTACCGTCAGGATGCCGACAATTTCAAATATACGGGCCAAACGCTGATTCGTTCGGAGCAGTATTATCCGAACGACGTGCTGATTTCTAAAACGGAAATCTTCCCCACCCTCATCAATTATCCGGCTACCTACCCAACCAGTTTTGCGGCCTACGACCAGCGCGCCGTGACTACCGATTACGTCAACGGCAAAACCAGGACTGTTCTTAAATCGCACGATGATTTTGGTAATCCTTTGTACGTAGTAGTGGATTATGGAGCCGGGCTTCGCGATTCGACGGCTAGTACATACACCAACGATCAGGCCAGCTGGATTCTAGGTCGACTGACCAACGCGACGCTGTACCGTTACGCCCCTAGTCAGCCGACCATTACCCGGCAGTCGTCGTTTACCTATGATACAGCGTCAGGATTATTGACGCAGGAATTAGCCGATGCCAACCTGACAGCCCAGGAGCAGGTTACGAAAACCTACACTTACGACGCGTCAGGCAATATTACTCAAAGCAGTACTCATGCCTGGACAGGAACTGGTTTCGACACCCGCACTATGCAGACGGAGTACGACGCGGCCACGCGCCGGTTTGCAGTGAAAGTAACAAACCCGCTCGGCCAAACTGCTACGACAGCCTATGATGTCCGGTTTGGCGTTCCGATACTCGTTACCGATCCTAACAGTCTGACCAGTTCAACAGAATATGATGGTTTCTCCCGGCCGGTGAAGCAAACCGGGCCGGACGGGTCGTGGAAAACGATAGCTTATTGGAAAGCAAGTACAGTTGACTATCAAAGTCCCGCCGAAGCCGTTTTTCTCACATACACTAAAACCAGCGCGGGACAGGAGGGTCTTGAACAGTTCGATTCGTACAATAGGGCCGTGCGAACGCAAAGCCGGGGACTCGACGGGCGGTGGGTACAGGTGGATCATACGTATAGCCGTGTAACCTCACCCGAACACCGAGAGAAAATCCGCGATTCATTTCCGTACTACGCCAATGAGTCACCGGGAGGTTATTCTGAAAAGCAGCTGGATAATCTGGGTCGTCTGATTACGACGCTCGAAACCAAAACGGGCGGGGTGCGCTCGGCCAACATGGTTTACGGCGGATTGGTAACGGAGCAATACAACTACAAAAACCAGAAAAAAACGGAGATCGAAGATGCCAAAGACCGATTGGTGCAAAGCAGTTGGCAGAATGGCCTTCAGGTGTATTACACTTACGATGCCGCCGACCGCCTGCTGACCATTAAAGACCTGAAAGGCAACACGATCACGAACGAATACGACGCTCGGGGCTACAAAGTCCGCATGACCGACCCCGACATGGGGACGTACCGCTACGAATATAACGGCTTTGGCGAGCTCACGAAGCAGACATATCCCAATGGCGACGTAGTAACCATGCAATACGACCGGATAGGTCGGCTCATCAGCCAAACCGAGCGTGAAGGCACGACAACCTACACGTTTGATCAGGGCAATAAGGGCATCGGGCGACTTAGCAGCGTTGTGAGTTATGTATCGAGCCAGACCTTGACGTATGACAATCTGGGCCGCAAAGCTACTGAGCTATTAGGGGTGAACGGACAGGTCTATACGACCACCTATTCATACGATAGCCAAAGCCGTATTGACCAGCTGACTTATCCGGCTTCAGGCCTGGTGTTACGGCACGTTTATAATACCTACGGCTATCTGACCGAGCTTCGCAACGATGCGAATAACGGCCTGTTCTGGAAGGTACTGGCGATGGATGCCAAAGGTGACGTGACGCAACAGCAGTTTGGCAATGGGGTAGTGACAGAGAAGCAATACGAAGCAGCTACCAACTACCTGCAACGGATTAAATCGACCTACAACGGCACTACACTACAGGAGTTTACCTACCAGTTCAACGATCTGGCACACCTGATGGAGCGGCAGGACGTGAAGCGGGGTAAACGCGAGTCATTTGAGTACGACGATGTGAACCGCCTGTCGCTGACCTATCTGAACGGCACGGCCACTGATACCGTCCGGTATGACGAATTAGGCAACATTACCTATAAATCGGGCGTCGGAACGTATGAGTATGGCGGAGTAAACAATGGCCCGCACCGACTGCTGAATGTACGGACCAATAACGCTAATGTCCAATGTTCCTTTACGCTCGACATTGCTACGGAGTTCACCTCCTTTAACAAGGTAAAGCGGATTGCCAATGACACCGCCTACGCCGAAATCTACTACGGGCCCGACAAGCAGCGGGTGATGCAGAAGCTGTATGAAAAGCGAACGGGAAGCCAGACATACACACTGATTCGTACCAAGATTTATGTCAATGGCGGTCTGGTAGAAGTAGAAAGTTTTGCCGCGACAGGCAGAACCAAAATTACCAGCTACGTTGGCGGGATAGGGATTGTGGTGAAGGAAACGCAGGGTGTTAGTACGACTACCACAACGAAATACACCCTGAAGGATCACCTCGGCTCCATTACAGGCTTCACCGGAGATAACGGCGTCTTGCTTGAAGAAATGAGCTTCGATGCCTGGGGGCAACGACGTAATGCCGACTGGACGGCATTGTCTACCCTGTTCAAAGGCAGCCACGAGCGAGGCTTTACAGACCACGAGCACTATGATCTGTTCAGCCTGATTGACATGAACGGGCGGGTGTACGACCCTGTTCTGGGCCGCTTCCTCTCGCCTGATCCTTTCATTCAGGACATGACCGACTTGCAGGCGCTAAATCGGTATAGCTACTGCAATAATAATCCATTGAGTTATACCGATCCGAGCGGGTATAGCTGGGCTAGTAAACTATGGAAGAAAGCAAAGGAGCTTGTTAAAACTGCTATTGTCTATGTTGTTAGAGAGGTAGTTACAGCTGTTGTTGCTGCAATTCCAGTCATCGGACCTTATCTCGCTGTTCCGGCCGGCAATTTTGCTGCAAATTTTACGGGAACGTTACTCAATGGAGGTAGTCTTAAAAATGCTTTCTCAGCAGGCGTTAAAGGAGCGATCAACAGTGTCAAAGGCAATGTATTGGGTGCATTGAATGCAGGCTTGACAAATGCTGTAGGCGATTTAGCGCAACTGGCACTCGGTGGGAATAGTTTCGGCTCAGCTTCCTTCGCACAACAGGCCGCTCATGTTGGCATTGAAACCATTGGGCATGGGGTAATACAGGGAACCATGGGTGTGCTCAATGGGGATAAATTTTCACATGGATTTGCCGCCGGAGCAGCATCTGGCTTTGCAGATCCTTTTATTAGTGGTATCAGTAGTCTAAGAGGAGCTGACAACTACAGCGCTCGGGTAAATATTACATCATTCATCGGTGGCACAGCTTCTTTACTAGCTGGTGGTAGTTATGAAAACGGGGCTAATTCTGGTGCTTTTGTGAGGATGTATAATGCGGAGGCACCAGGGCATGGCAATTCTCCTCAAACTTTCTCACCACAAAACGGTCAAGCTGAGTCAAGTTTTGTTGGTTTTGCCGTGATAGTAGGCGTAGCATTTATTGGAATCGAAGCAGCTCCAGTTGCATTAGGAGTATTAGCAGTAAGAGGATTAAGCCGCTTTGTTGGGGAGGCTGCTGTTGAGGAGGGAGCTGTAGTAGCCGATGAATTGATTGTTCATGGAAATTCTCTGAATAGTACGAGGTCTACTTGGGGATATAAACTATATTCCAATGACGGTACATTTTTGAAAAATGGTATAACCTCCAATGTAAGAGCTGAGTCTAGATACACAAAATCTTTCATGTCTGACAAGTATATGGAAAAACAGCTTTTCCCTAATAGGAGGGCAGCATACGAATGGGAATCTCAACAAAATCAAATTATGAGAGGGCCACTAAACAAAAACATGCATTAA
- a CDS encoding response regulator, with translation MKALRVLIIEDELVTAHDIKETLEKAGHAITDIARNLSTALTSVRFSPPDIILIDIRLDHSSEDGIDIAQRILSQQTIPIIYLTGYSEPPTIARAQQTRPAAYLLKPFRHKELAIQVELAYHNYQSSLVNSVDPYLSDNLYLPVDQGRGYVKIRKNDVLYLIADRVYVEVYLIGELKKRVFSMNLGYISQFFTSPNFYTLSRSLVVNLDYVERIDKGQFYVQGQNSPIPFPEANHKIFLQQFAIVKTPSKREGRL, from the coding sequence ATGAAAGCGCTTAGAGTTTTAATCATCGAAGATGAGTTAGTAACAGCTCACGATATCAAAGAAACGTTGGAAAAAGCAGGGCATGCTATAACAGATATCGCCCGTAACCTGTCTACTGCCCTCACCTCAGTACGCTTTAGCCCTCCTGATATAATTTTAATCGATATCCGTTTGGATCATTCTTCCGAAGATGGAATCGATATAGCCCAACGCATTTTATCTCAGCAAACCATACCGATTATCTATTTAACTGGGTATTCGGAGCCACCAACCATTGCACGGGCGCAACAAACGCGTCCGGCAGCTTATTTACTAAAGCCATTTCGGCATAAAGAACTCGCTATTCAGGTTGAGCTGGCTTACCATAACTATCAGTCTTCGCTGGTTAATTCGGTAGATCCCTATTTGTCGGATAACCTTTATCTACCTGTTGATCAGGGGCGAGGCTATGTTAAAATCAGAAAGAATGACGTGCTCTATTTAATAGCCGACCGCGTCTATGTTGAGGTTTATTTGATTGGAGAGTTGAAAAAGCGTGTTTTTTCAATGAATTTAGGCTATATCTCCCAATTCTTTACATCGCCTAATTTTTATACCCTGTCTCGCTCATTAGTCGTAAATCTAGACTATGTAGAGCGTATTGATAAAGGGCAATTCTATGTACAGGGTCAAAATTCACCGATACCCTTTCCTGAAGCGAACCATAAAATTTTTCTTCAACAGTTCGCTATTGTTAAAACGCCGTCAAAACGTGAGGGTAGGCTATGA
- a CDS encoding LamG-like jellyroll fold domain-containing protein: MGGVSATNDRLGNPSQAYNFDGSAGCIVVSNWGILTGNAARTISVWFKTTIPASPQYMVSWGFLGTNQSNNIGTYTDGNNSTRSLGFFATDVNTLAVTDAVQYYDGRWHLLTFTHDGSTLKLYLDGTVQKTATNVTLNTASSGLAIGRFATGPYYFAGSLDEVRIYNRALTDTEVQQMYTAEAPVPPLAEFAKIGSNRFIHTIGQFNTSVGNMAGNTLSNSSGTNNTFTGYQTGRDNSTGSFNTLMGYRTGFANTTGSQNTLVGSEAGNQLTSSSNTMFGYQAGKSTTTGQNNTFVGVKAGINNTTGSNNIIIGPFSGTLITDGSDNVLIGYNSQSENGLHNATAIGTNSRVAISNAIILGNKANVGIGTSTPTARLHVRSEQAGESGVRFEQLTSQSPVTQTADQFLTVNEKGDVIKARYQLRISSASDWSDKVFAPTYQLRPLSSVDTYIKQYQHLPGIPSAKQVAKEGIDLVKMNTSLLEKVEELTLYSIQLEKELTSTKQQRQQDLQKLQALEQKQAELEGLLNQLLNRK; the protein is encoded by the coding sequence GTGGGTGGTGTTTCGGCCACAAACGACCGTTTGGGTAACCCTAGTCAAGCATATAATTTTGATGGATCGGCGGGTTGTATCGTAGTTTCAAACTGGGGCATCCTTACAGGTAATGCTGCAAGGACAATATCAGTCTGGTTTAAAACTACTATACCTGCTTCACCTCAATATATGGTCTCATGGGGTTTTCTGGGTACTAATCAGAGTAATAATATTGGAACCTATACGGATGGCAATAATTCAACAAGATCGTTAGGCTTTTTTGCTACGGATGTCAATACATTGGCAGTAACGGATGCAGTTCAGTATTACGATGGTCGGTGGCATTTGCTGACATTTACTCATGATGGGAGTACATTAAAACTGTATTTGGATGGAACTGTGCAAAAGACAGCTACCAATGTAACCTTAAATACAGCGAGTTCAGGTTTGGCAATCGGACGTTTTGCAACGGGGCCTTACTATTTCGCAGGCTCGTTAGATGAGGTAAGAATCTACAATAGAGCACTAACGGATACGGAAGTTCAGCAGATGTATACTGCAGAGGCTCCTGTACCCCCGTTGGCTGAATTTGCTAAAATTGGCTCTAATCGGTTTATCCATACCATCGGTCAGTTTAACACTTCGGTGGGTAACATGGCTGGCAATACCCTGTCCAACTCTTCAGGTACCAACAACACATTCACTGGCTACCAGACTGGCAGGGACAATTCCACCGGTTCATTTAACACTTTGATGGGCTACCGCACTGGCTTTGCTAATACCACCGGCAGCCAAAACACACTAGTAGGCAGTGAGGCAGGTAACCAACTAACTAGCTCCTCGAACACTATGTTTGGCTACCAAGCTGGTAAAAGTACGACTACTGGTCAAAACAACACATTTGTCGGCGTAAAAGCCGGTATTAACAACACTACAGGCAGCAACAATATTATCATTGGCCCCTTCTCTGGCACCTTAATAACCGATGGCAGCGACAATGTATTGATTGGCTACAATAGCCAGTCGGAAAATGGCTTGCACAATGCCACAGCTATTGGAACGAACAGTCGGGTTGCTATCAGTAATGCTATTATTCTGGGTAATAAGGCTAATGTGGGTATTGGGACATCGACCCCAACTGCTCGCTTACATGTTCGTAGTGAGCAGGCTGGTGAATCTGGCGTGCGTTTCGAGCAACTGACCAGTCAAAGTCCAGTTACTCAAACGGCTGACCAATTTCTGACTGTCAACGAGAAAGGGGACGTAATCAAAGCTCGTTATCAACTTCGCATTAGCAGTGCCAGTGATTGGAGCGATAAAGTCTTTGCACCTACCTACCAGCTTCGCCCACTATCCTCTGTTGACACTTATATTAAACAGTACCAACATTTACCCGGTATTCCCTCCGCAAAACAAGTTGCTAAAGAAGGCATTGATCTGGTAAAGATGAATACCTCTCTACTAGAGAAAGTAGAGGAGTTAACCCTGTACAGCATTCAGTTAGAGAAGGAGTTAACTTCCACAAAACAGCAACGTCAACAGGATCTTCAGAAGTTACAGGCATTAGAACAAAAGCAGGCTGAGTTGGAAGGTTTGCTAAATCAACTATTGAATCGAAAGTAG
- a CDS encoding sensor histidine kinase, translating into MRTYSNRFMLWMILVLARTTFAQTSVGLPLHPEKLAYAKEVEQEATAKNDTLLLAEAYYLYGKIYVVARDYLTGKRYFMRSLRIVEKKQQSDKVSRIYARLSWLEREQANLTKSLKDARLAVAYARNSTQKALLSAYQSMSDIYLAICYDSLANNRKHSLQDSLLFYCKLSEQMAYRLNDSISIAGISGMLGKIYGFQRNPQAFHYYQTALRIHIALNQKSSQAIISLQLARAYLQSNRPDQSYPFLLQASVLYNALQGREFEMERDLANTYMQYYQQNKDWQKAFAQSLVLRGFERDQMMADRNGAVSRLSVEYETEKKEAQLISQRRELQLSQQIQQTQHWLLVVLSVLLLGTAGASIAFYRISQKNQRLSEQNAALVQEQNHRVKNNLQLISSLLSLQWNRLDDDNARNAIEDSQRRIEVMSLLQRKLYDDDNLVTINVGDFVRELVTMVLKTFDQEQVEIAYQIEPMLMLPADYAMRIGLIINELITNACKYAFPGNPKPTLQITATLVHKTFHLCVVDNGPGFTMANSPVQSFGLRLIQMQVEQLFGTYQFESRGNLKFDMTFTLLPTSPHRRKTKIETVQ; encoded by the coding sequence ATGAGAACCTACTCCAACCGCTTCATGCTCTGGATGATTCTAGTCCTGGCCCGGACAACTTTTGCCCAAACTAGCGTTGGCCTACCGCTTCATCCCGAAAAACTGGCTTATGCAAAAGAGGTAGAACAGGAGGCTACTGCAAAGAACGATACCTTGTTGTTGGCCGAAGCCTATTACCTGTACGGAAAAATATACGTAGTGGCCCGAGATTATCTAACCGGTAAACGCTATTTCATGAGGTCGCTTCGTATTGTAGAGAAGAAGCAACAATCCGATAAAGTCAGCAGGATTTATGCTCGATTATCCTGGCTGGAACGAGAACAAGCGAATTTGACCAAATCACTCAAAGATGCTCGGCTTGCTGTGGCTTATGCTCGTAACAGTACACAGAAAGCTTTACTGTCTGCCTATCAGTCGATGAGTGATATCTATCTGGCAATTTGTTATGATAGTCTGGCCAATAATCGAAAGCATTCATTACAGGATAGCTTATTATTCTATTGTAAACTATCTGAGCAGATGGCGTATAGGCTGAACGATTCAATCAGTATAGCTGGTATAAGTGGCATGCTTGGTAAAATCTATGGCTTCCAGCGAAATCCACAAGCATTCCATTACTATCAAACAGCATTACGAATACATATAGCACTAAATCAAAAGAGTAGTCAGGCCATTATAAGCCTTCAACTGGCTCGTGCCTACCTACAATCAAATCGACCTGATCAGTCGTATCCTTTTTTATTACAGGCAAGTGTACTCTATAATGCCTTACAAGGCAGAGAGTTCGAAATGGAGCGAGATTTGGCCAACACCTACATGCAGTATTACCAGCAAAATAAAGACTGGCAAAAAGCATTTGCTCAATCACTGGTGCTTCGAGGGTTTGAGCGCGATCAGATGATGGCAGATCGGAACGGTGCCGTTTCCCGGCTAAGCGTTGAATATGAAACTGAGAAAAAAGAAGCACAGCTCATCAGTCAGCGGAGGGAGTTACAACTGAGTCAGCAAATCCAGCAGACACAACACTGGTTATTGGTGGTTTTATCGGTTTTGCTGTTGGGAACAGCAGGGGCAAGTATCGCTTTTTACCGGATCTCGCAGAAAAACCAACGGTTGAGTGAGCAAAACGCGGCTCTAGTTCAGGAGCAAAACCACCGGGTAAAAAATAATTTGCAGCTAATATCCAGTCTATTGAGTTTGCAATGGAATCGGCTCGACGATGATAATGCCCGGAATGCCATTGAGGATAGTCAGCGCCGTATCGAAGTCATGAGTTTGTTACAACGTAAACTATACGATGATGACAATTTAGTTACGATCAATGTCGGTGATTTTGTTCGGGAATTAGTCACGATGGTGTTGAAGACCTTCGACCAAGAGCAAGTTGAGATAGCTTACCAAATTGAGCCAATGCTGATGCTACCAGCCGACTATGCCATGCGGATTGGCTTGATTATAAATGAACTAATAACAAATGCCTGTAAATACGCTTTTCCAGGCAATCCGAAGCCCACCCTGCAAATTACAGCCACCTTAGTGCACAAAACGTTTCACCTGTGTGTCGTTGATAATGGACCAGGTTTTACTATGGCAAATTCACCTGTCCAATCTTTCGGATTGCGCCTGATACAAATGCAAGTGGAGCAGTTGTTTGGTACGTATCAGTTTGAGAGCCGTGGAAATTTAAAATTTGACATGACGTTTACTCTGCTCCCTACATCTCCGCATCGGAGAAAAACTAAAATAGAGACGGTTCAATGA